A genomic stretch from Candidatus Nitrososphaera gargensis Ga9.2 includes:
- a CDS encoding zinc-binding dehydrogenase, which yields MKAVAFYEHGGLDVLQYRDFPDPVAAGKDTVVVDVEYCGVNHLDIWTRMGIAGKKIKLPHICGCDIVGTVKGQRVMVYPGASCRKCPQCKAGRETLCSEFAIIGGMSDWNGGYAEKVAVPARNVIKLPPVLKSETAATLAVSYLVAWNMLKANGAGRGKTILVYGATSGVGMATIQLAKALGAKKVITTVSGKEKHDFAKKLGAHHVIDRSNQNIAEEVKRIAPAGVDIVIDHVGAATWPTSISMLKQGGRMAVCGMTSGNDATVPVRMFYSKQIVMTGALLGTRAQLQELIKFVVRNKIQPVIDSIFPLQDAREAQSKMEAGLHAGKIILDCKPA from the coding sequence ATGAAGGCGGTAGCGTTTTACGAGCACGGGGGTCTAGACGTTTTGCAGTACAGAGATTTTCCAGATCCCGTGGCTGCGGGCAAGGACACCGTAGTAGTTGATGTCGAGTACTGCGGCGTGAACCACCTTGACATCTGGACAAGGATGGGCATAGCCGGCAAAAAGATCAAGCTGCCGCACATTTGTGGCTGCGACATAGTCGGCACTGTCAAGGGCCAGCGAGTGATGGTCTACCCCGGTGCTTCATGCAGAAAATGCCCGCAGTGCAAGGCCGGGCGCGAGACGCTCTGCAGCGAGTTTGCGATCATTGGCGGCATGAGCGATTGGAACGGAGGCTATGCGGAAAAGGTCGCAGTGCCGGCAAGAAATGTGATAAAATTGCCACCCGTATTAAAGAGCGAGACAGCAGCCACCCTCGCAGTGTCGTACCTTGTGGCTTGGAACATGCTCAAGGCAAACGGTGCCGGCCGAGGCAAAACAATTCTTGTTTATGGCGCAACAAGCGGAGTTGGGATGGCAACTATACAGCTTGCAAAGGCGCTTGGTGCAAAAAAGGTCATAACGACAGTGTCTGGCAAAGAAAAGCATGATTTTGCCAAAAAGCTGGGCGCTCATCACGTCATCGACAGGTCGAACCAGAATATTGCCGAAGAGGTAAAAAGGATCGCGCCAGCAGGAGTTGATATCGTCATTGATCACGTGGGCGCGGCGACTTGGCCCACCAGCATTTCTATGCTCAAGCAGGGCGGCAGGATGGCAGTATGTGGCATGACGTCTGGCAATGACGCGACAGTCCCTGTGAGGATGTTTTACAGCAAGCAGATAGTGATGACAGGCGCGCTCTTGGGAACGCGGGCGCAGCTGCAAGAGCTGATAAAGTTTGTAGTCAGGAACAAGATCCAGCCAGTGATCGATTCTATCTTTCCGCTGCAAGACGCCAGAGAAGCGCAGAGCAAGATGGAAGCCGGCCTCCATGCAGGCAAAATCATCCTTGATTGCAAACCAGCTTGA
- a CDS encoding valine--tRNA ligase, with protein MEPKIQSTSWNPQIEKTILKKWEEQDIYRFEINDKKPAFVIDTPPPYPSGRPWHIGAAAHYAQIDMIARTARMNGKNVLFPIGIDRNGLPVEIYTEKKHKVRMRQMDREKFLELCRMALDDLEAEMIQIMKGMGLSGNFKEHYRTDSDSYRALTQSTFIELWNRGLVYLANRPNNYCPDCGTTIADAEIIYDEIPTKLVYMKFKIKETGSNIIIASTRPELLFACQAVIVNPEDNRYKSLQGAHAILPLFNREVQIMPHHSVKPEFGSGAVMVCSYGDQNDVQVFRELGLKEIVALNENGFTTDAAGPYAGLRINQARTKIIEDLKNSGLMEKEESIMHRTPLCERSKTPIEIIPLHDYYVKQLDLVPQLRELAHKLKFHPEMHRQVLLNWLDSIAIDWPVSRRRFYGTEIPIWYCNSCKAPNLPPPGKYYRPWKEKPPFDKCEKCGGTEFIGEDRTFDTWMDSSISPLYVTKYGKDKKMFEYAYPTAIRPQAKDIIRTWLHYTMLRCVQLTGRMPWNEAWIMGYGVDEKGEKMSKSKGNVIDPFPVIQKYGADTFRFWSASEANLGYDFRCSEQRIAGSQKFLSKMWNLGRFLSSFEVVEQQPEEELEATDRWMLAELARLVDECKKGYDEYNFFIPANAIRDFTWNLFAAHYVEMVKGRAYATGQNDAAKKSALYTLHRCFSTILLLMAPITPFISEELWTKIYSPASIHLQPMFREEKADDDMAKFTKQITDFNSMVWNKKKETIKEDGKPLSLKDPISIQVPPELAPFAKDLKEMHNLI; from the coding sequence ATGGAACCAAAAATCCAGTCAACGTCATGGAACCCACAGATAGAGAAGACCATCCTCAAGAAATGGGAAGAGCAGGATATCTACCGCTTTGAGATAAACGACAAAAAGCCTGCGTTTGTTATTGATACGCCGCCTCCGTATCCTTCCGGCCGCCCATGGCACATCGGCGCAGCAGCGCACTATGCCCAGATTGACATGATTGCGCGCACTGCCCGGATGAACGGCAAAAATGTGCTGTTCCCAATAGGCATTGATCGAAACGGCCTGCCAGTTGAAATTTACACAGAGAAAAAGCACAAGGTGCGTATGCGCCAAATGGACAGGGAAAAGTTCCTCGAGCTCTGCAGGATGGCTCTGGACGATCTGGAAGCTGAAATGATCCAGATAATGAAGGGTATGGGGCTCTCTGGGAATTTCAAAGAGCACTACAGAACCGACTCTGACAGCTACCGCGCGCTGACCCAGAGCACTTTTATCGAGCTGTGGAATCGGGGTCTTGTCTATCTCGCAAATAGACCCAACAACTACTGCCCGGACTGTGGCACCACAATAGCCGATGCCGAGATAATCTATGACGAGATCCCGACAAAGCTGGTCTACATGAAGTTCAAAATCAAAGAGACTGGCAGCAACATCATTATCGCATCGACAAGACCAGAGCTGCTCTTTGCATGCCAGGCAGTGATCGTAAACCCGGAGGACAACAGATACAAAAGTCTGCAGGGCGCACACGCCATCTTGCCGCTGTTCAACCGTGAAGTGCAGATAATGCCGCACCACTCTGTCAAGCCAGAGTTTGGCTCTGGCGCTGTGATGGTCTGCAGCTACGGCGACCAGAACGACGTGCAGGTCTTCCGCGAGCTTGGCTTGAAGGAAATAGTCGCACTGAACGAGAACGGCTTTACTACCGATGCGGCAGGCCCGTATGCCGGCCTTAGAATAAACCAAGCAAGGACAAAGATAATTGAAGATTTGAAGAATTCTGGATTGATGGAAAAGGAGGAGAGCATCATGCACCGGACCCCATTGTGCGAGCGGAGCAAGACTCCAATCGAAATAATCCCATTACACGACTATTACGTCAAGCAGCTTGACTTGGTGCCGCAGCTGCGCGAGCTCGCGCACAAACTAAAGTTCCACCCGGAGATGCACCGGCAGGTACTGCTCAACTGGCTTGACTCGATTGCAATCGACTGGCCGGTGTCAAGGCGCCGGTTTTACGGCACTGAGATCCCAATATGGTACTGCAATTCATGCAAGGCGCCGAACCTGCCGCCGCCCGGCAAATACTACCGGCCATGGAAGGAGAAGCCGCCATTTGACAAATGTGAGAAGTGCGGCGGCACAGAGTTCATCGGCGAGGATCGCACCTTTGACACGTGGATGGACTCGAGCATCAGCCCGCTCTATGTCACGAAATATGGCAAGGACAAGAAAATGTTTGAATACGCTTATCCAACCGCAATCAGACCACAGGCAAAGGACATTATACGCACGTGGCTTCACTATACGATGCTCCGGTGCGTGCAGCTGACCGGCAGGATGCCGTGGAATGAGGCTTGGATAATGGGCTACGGGGTCGATGAAAAAGGGGAAAAGATGAGCAAAAGCAAGGGCAACGTAATAGACCCTTTCCCAGTCATACAGAAATACGGAGCCGATACGTTCCGGTTCTGGTCAGCAAGCGAGGCGAATTTGGGCTATGACTTCCGCTGCTCGGAGCAGAGGATAGCAGGCTCTCAAAAGTTTCTTTCCAAGATGTGGAACCTTGGAAGGTTCCTGTCGTCGTTTGAAGTAGTGGAGCAGCAGCCAGAGGAGGAGCTGGAAGCCACTGACAGATGGATGCTTGCAGAGCTTGCCCGGCTGGTTGATGAGTGCAAGAAGGGCTATGACGAGTACAACTTTTTCATCCCTGCAAACGCTATCCGTGACTTTACATGGAACCTCTTTGCGGCGCACTATGTAGAGATGGTGAAGGGACGCGCCTATGCCACTGGCCAGAACGACGCGGCCAAGAAGTCCGCGCTCTATACCCTGCACAGGTGCTTCTCTACTATCCTGCTCCTGATGGCCCCGATAACGCCCTTTATCTCCGAAGAGCTCTGGACAAAGATTTACTCTCCGGCGAGCATACACCTCCAGCCGATGTTCCGAGAAGAAAAGGCAGACGACGATATGGCAAAATTCACAAAGCAGATAACTGATTTCAATTCGATGGTCTGGAACAAAAAGAAAGAGACGATAAAAGAAGATGGCAAGCCGCTCTCGCTCAAGGACCCAATAAGTATCCAAGTGCCACCAGAGCTGGCGCCGTTTGCTAAGGACTTGAAGGAAATGCACAACCTGATATGA
- a CDS encoding 6-hydroxymethylpterin diphosphokinase MptE-like protein: protein MKFADWFPYYQGIRAEFGYSTEKDQEAARILSEMIKSKALDPKVLQKKIKGKNIIVVGAGPSLEDEKTLKFIKKNKKSVKIAADGAVQFLIENKIKPDIVVTDLDGDAASLQKAEKGGAIMVVHAHGDNTAMLKKLVPKFKKLVGSTQVMPVENVYNFGGFTDGDRGVFLAEEFGAKKIVLVGMDFGESIGKYSKKKGKDAELKKQKMEAGKRLLEMLAKQSRSELADISKKPIRGFAPLAANKA from the coding sequence GTGAAGTTCGCCGACTGGTTCCCGTATTACCAAGGAATCCGCGCAGAATTTGGATACAGCACCGAAAAAGATCAGGAGGCTGCAAGAATCCTATCAGAGATGATAAAGAGCAAGGCGCTTGACCCAAAGGTGCTACAGAAAAAGATCAAGGGCAAGAACATCATTGTGGTAGGGGCCGGCCCAAGCCTAGAGGATGAAAAAACGCTAAAGTTTATCAAGAAGAATAAGAAGTCTGTGAAGATAGCTGCTGACGGCGCTGTGCAGTTTTTGATTGAAAACAAGATAAAGCCAGACATTGTTGTCACCGACCTTGACGGCGACGCAGCATCTTTGCAAAAGGCAGAAAAGGGCGGCGCAATTATGGTGGTGCACGCCCACGGCGATAACACGGCCATGCTCAAAAAGCTAGTTCCGAAATTCAAAAAGCTAGTCGGGTCCACGCAGGTTATGCCAGTTGAAAACGTCTATAATTTTGGCGGCTTTACCGATGGCGACAGAGGTGTGTTTCTGGCAGAGGAGTTTGGCGCCAAGAAAATAGTCCTTGTAGGAATGGACTTTGGAGAGAGCATCGGCAAGTATTCAAAGAAAAAGGGCAAGGACGCCGAGCTTAAGAAGCAAAAGATGGAGGCTGGCAAACGCCTGCTTGAGATGCTTGCCAAGCAATCCCGCTCCGAGCTAGCAGATATATCCAAAAAGCCCATCAGAGGATTTGCACCGCTTGCAGCCAACAAGGCATGA
- a CDS encoding winged helix-turn-helix domain-containing protein, with protein sequence MRLKVVAVLRAVASPITMLQIMHKAFTTADVAKAVIQELINEELLAREPGTKLYRITQKGRKWLDTMQNSLSTQLQI encoded by the coding sequence ATTCGGCTCAAAGTAGTAGCAGTATTGCGAGCTGTGGCAAGCCCAATTACAATGCTGCAAATCATGCATAAGGCCTTTACCACGGCTGATGTCGCAAAGGCAGTAATTCAAGAGCTTATCAACGAAGAATTGCTGGCAAGAGAGCCCGGCACAAAGCTTTACCGTATTACACAAAAGGGTCGAAAATGGCTTGATACGATGCAAAATAGTTTAAGCACACAGCTACAAATATAG